The nucleotide window AGGCTATCCGCAATGTTTTACGTTGTGGCTCCTGCATTCGGGTCAAAGAACTCACCGGTCTTTGAGCACCGCGTGCATCATGAACGCCAGTTGGCACGCAACAGCCACAGCGGCGCGCTTGAAGCCGATCCTCTCCCGGAGTTCGATCCGACGGGCCGGACCTTCATCTCGTATCTCTGACTGGGCTGGCCAGGGAAGGAGCCGCGACGTGGCTTCCGCGACGCTGAAGCTATCGCCGAGGCCGTTCAGCGGCCGACCATGCGATTCGTCCCATTGAAGTCGATCGATCAACTCATTTTGCAGGCGCTCCACAGAAACTCGCAGTCGATTGGCGACGCAGGGAACAATGGTCATCAATCAAGATTCCGGGGCTTCTATCTGCGCGAGGGCTGCCGGTCCGGCAGGCAGCGGCTGCAGTCCGATTGGCGCTTCCTCAGATTCTCTCGGTGCTATCGGACAATCTATCGCTGCAAGTCGTCCTGCTGAGTCAGGACTTGGCCTGGGACTGGCGCTATCTCGCCCGGCGGGTCGCGTCAATCACGGAGAAATCAACGAGCTTGTCGATCAAGATGCATATTGTCGCCGCCTGATGCGCCGGACGTCGGGTCGTTTATCTCCAGCGCACAGGATGCGAGAACGCCGCCAAAGACCGTGCTCGGCAATGCCACGAGCGTTATGTCCACTGGAAGCAACGACATTGCATGGACCAAGATACGACACGGATCAGCGCGGTCAAGTCCCAGCGCGCATGCCAACCTAGCCTCTGTCCTGCCTTGCGCAATTGAGCCGCAGATAGTGGCCTCGTGCGGTTGCGGTTCATTCATCGCCATAGGTCAAACAGAAGGCGTCGTCATCGGTCAGATAATTAGCAACTCGCTTGAGCCGACTACCATGGTCTTCTCGCCAGATCGATCAGCGTCACCTTCCAAGGTTCGGCATTTGCTGGTGAACCTCCATGCCGTTATTCGTCATGTCGAAGGTGACATCCGACAGGTGCCGGAAGTAGTAGGCGATGTATTTTTGTGATTGGATAGCCCTTGTAGCCGCGGCAGATAACGAAATCGTTGATGCCATAGTGCGAGTAGATTTTGAGCATGTGCCACAGAATCGGCTTGCCGCCGATCTCGGTCATGGGCTTGGGTCGAAGGTGAGTTTCCCCGGAGATTCGGGTTCCGAAGCCACCCGCGAGGATCACAGCTTCACTATTGGCTCCATTTCTGGCTATGCGGCCGTTGTCGCCGGGCTTCGCGGCAGGATTGCTCCGCCAGCGCGGCGAGGCGCACGGGCTTGAACAGAAACCGCTTGTGTTGATTTGGATAAGCCCCTTCAAAGACGGGAGGGTCGAACGTAGCGACGGCAACGTAATCCGCCTGCCCGGCTCCAAAGGAGGACATGATACTGGCTTGGTCAAGTTGATACTGGCCCTCCGGCTCGATCAGTAGCCACGCTTTGGCCAGATCGGCGCAGTTCTCAAGTCCGAGCGTTTCCACCGCGACTGCGTTACTGCCGGGATATCCTCCGACCAGCCATGGTAGACCGAGCGCTCGCGTCTCGAGCACGTACAGAAGGCTCGGCGAGATGCCAGTGAGATCGACCACCGGGGTCCCGACTTCAAGGCCGCCCGCACGAGCCTGGGCTCTGGCCGTAGCCAGATAATCGTGGAAGGATTGTGCGAGCACCAATTTTCCACCACCCGGCATGGGCGTGACAGCGGTATAGCCGCGCAGATCTTTCACCTGACGGAACGGCTTGAGGATGCTACCATTGATAATTGATGCAGTGAGCAACTGTGCGAATACCGCCAAGGGAACTAGGGTGGCGACGCTGCGTCCCTGTTGCGCAAGAGGGCTCAGAAAGACAACGACCGCGAGTATCCAGAACAAGGCGCCCATCGAACCGAGGAACCAGTAATTGATAGCGGAGCCCAGTGCGAACGCGTGCGGCAGGACCAAAAAGGTTATCGTCAGAGCGATGGTGGTGGGAGCTTGGATGCGCAGAACTATTCCCTTGCGATAGAACATCGCGCCAAGGCACGTGAAGGCCGGAACCAGAAACAGGGTCGTGGGCTTGATGCTGATCGGATCGGTCCCCAGTAGCGCAATCGCTATTGTTACAATCAACACCGCAGCGAGAACCAGTGATGGGAGCAACTTGTGCGTAGCCCCCATAAGAATGCTGAGCAGAAGGGCTATCGCCGCTAACACAGCGATGGCAAGTTGCGAGCGACTGGTGGCGAGCCCGTCGATCCGAAACATGAGAGGCACCTCGTGCCCGGCACCCAGCAGGAGTTCCATCTCAGCGTTGTTGACCATACGGGTCACCAGCCCGGTGATGCCGCCGTCGATCACGTAGGCGGTAACGATCAGTAGAGCGAGAGCGACCAGCGCCGCGCCAAGCATGGGCAGCAGCGACTTTCGGCGCAAAACGACGACATAGAGCACAACGACGAGGGCAATGGCCGCAGCGGTGGTCGGCTTGGCCATGAAACAGCACCAGCCGCCAGCGCCGACCAGGATCCATCCCAAGACCTGGTGGATGCGCCCAGGCCAGTCGGCTAGCAGTAAGCCGATCATCACCATCAAGAGCGACTGAAAGGTCAGCGTATAATAGCTGGGGGTGAGCAGCCTAAAGTGAGAGTAGCCGATCAATGCTAGGCTGGCCATCCCTGCCGATAACACGGCCACATGCGGCCAGCCCACTGTCCAGAAGCGCCAGATCACAAGGAAGCTGAGAATCCAGCCGAGGGCCACGGTGAACGTGACGTTCGCCATGCGAAGCACCGCAACGTCGCCCCCCACCCACTGATATGGCCAGTGATAGACGAAGCCAAAAAGGGACGGAGGTATATTGATTGCGTAGAGGAATGGGTTCGCGATGAAGTTGAGGTACAAGCCTTCGTCGGCGAGATTGAGACCGTAACTGCTGTAGTATAGCACCCAAGCGAAAAGGATTGCTGTGGTTACCGCGGACAGAGCCAGCAAAGTCCGATCCAGCAAGACTAAAAACGTCCTTGCAGTGTGGTTATCTCTTTGCATTGGCGCCTTCCTGCGCATTGGCCCGTTCCTGCCAGCCTCGTAGGCGAGGTCCATTCCAATGTATATCAGCCTCGAGGAACTCTAACTGACCAGAGCCTCGCAATCTCCTCCCAAAATTGGTAGAGTCTATCAACTCGGAGCAATGGACTTGAAGCCCGAGCCGGGTCACAGAAGAACAGATCATCGGGATCTCGCGGGAGCGGGAAGCCGGGCCAAGACAATGGAGGTGTGCCGTAAACACGGGACCAGCAGTGCAACCTTCTAGAAAGCCAAATACGGGGGGCTGGCAGCGTCCGCTGCTGATTGTCTGAAGGCGCTGGGGGAATAAGAAGCTGAAGAAATTGCTGGCGGAGGCGATGCTCGACAACGCCATGCTTATGGACGTCGTATCAAAATAGGTGACGCTCGCCGCCAGTCGGGAGGCCGTGGCTCACCTTCAGTCGCCTATGAGGTCAGCGAGTGGCGAGCGTGTACGGCGCTTGGAAGCGATCGCACCCCGGTGCGGCATCAGAGCCATCGACCGGATCAGGCGGCAGACGCGCACGGCGGGCGTCCGTTCGCCGGCGCTATGACAAGCCGGACGTCCTGCTCAGGCGCGAGTGTATTGTTATGAACAGAAAGCTTCGCTGCTATATTGCGAGGAACGGTGTCAGGTGCATCGTGGCGGCGCAAGCGAGCGCTCGGGACAAGAGCGCCGATCGTTGCCACAAGGTCCCAAAACGCTGGAGCATAGACTTCCTATCGGACGTGATCACGGATGGCCGTCGCATTCGCATCCGTCGACGATTTCACGCGCGAATGACTGGTTCTGGTCGCCAATACGGCCTGCCACGCTTGTGGGTCGGCACGCGGGCTCGACGTCGTAATTGGATCCGCGGTCGTCCGGCAATGATCGCGCCGGCATGGCGGTGCTACGATGTTCGCGGGAAGGCAGGTCGAGTGGCACTCCATTGAAAGCCGCCGTAGAATGCTTTCATCGAAAGCTTCATGTATAGACGACCCCCGTGGATGCAAGGGATTCGTCAGCATTTTGGATATCGGTCGGGTGCGTTCATGTATGCGGCCTGTGAGGGCGACCGATGCATGGCCGCTGGCCCCGATGGAGATCGCTGATAGAGGCCTCATCATCGGGGCGCGCGCTTAAAACTCTTCGGGCTTTCTCGATCCCCAGCTCCGCCGGTTTCCATCATGCTGTCATTTGCCCTCACACCTTAACGTGGCCAGGATACGCAGCAGCTCAAACCGAGAGCTTAGGCCGATAGAATTCCCCGGTCATCATCATCGACCGATGATCCGAGCCAATTTGTTGGCAACGAGGATCGCGACGACCATGGGCCGACGTCGTTCAAGCAGATGCCGTCTTCGCTCAAGTCTCATGCTCCTTCAACATCGCAGTAATCTGTGCTTCCGTGAACCTTGCTCGCTTCATCTGTTAGTCCTTCTTCTGAGCCGAGGCCGGCGAACTGGACCATTTTTGGCTAGAGTTTTCGCTGCCGACTCCCCTGGGCTGGAGGAACGACGGATGATGAAGGCTTCAAACTTATCGGACGTCCAGAAAGCGTTCATCCTAAAGCAGGGCAACGACGGGGTCCCGGTGGCGGACATCGGCCGCAAGGCCGGGATCAGCCAGGCGACTTATTTCAACTGAAAGAAGAAATAGGACGGATTGCCGCCGACGGAGATGCGAAGGTTGAAGCAGCTCGAGGAGAAGAACAGCAAGCTAAAGAAGCTGGTGGTGGATCTGTCGCTCGACAAGGAGATGCTGCAGGACGTGATCCGCCGAAAGCTATGAGGCTTGGCTGGAAGCGCAAGTTTGTCGACGAAGTCCGCCGCGAATGGCAGTCTGATCCGCTGGGCCTGCACGGCTCTCGAGTTTGACAGGCAAACCTGCCATTACAAGTCTCGTCGCTCCGGCACGGCTGCTCTCGAACAGAAGGTCAAGGAGATCTGTCATGCCCGCGTTCGCCACGGCTACCGCCGCGTTCACGTCCTGCTACGTCGTGAAGGTTGGCGCCTCGGCCAGAACAAGACCCTGCGCGTCTACCGCGAGGCCTGCAATTGCGCACCAAAACGCTCAAGCGCCCGGTCAAGACCAGCTGCGCGACGACCGCAAGCCGGCCACGCGATCGAACGAGACCTGGGCGATGGACTTCGTCCGTGACCAGTTGGCGACAGGACACAAGCTTCGCATGCTTACCATCGTCAATATCCTCTGCCGCTTTTCGCCGGCGCTGGCGTCCCGGTTCACCTTCTGCGGCGCCGACGTCGTGGCGGTACTGGAACGGGCCTGCAAGGAAGTGGGCTTCCCGGCGACGAGCCGCGTCTATGAAGGCAGCGAGTTCGTGTCGCGCGATCTTAATCTGTGAGCCTACCAGCGCGGCGTCACGCTGGACTTCTCAAGGCCCGGCACGCCGACCGACAATGCGCTCATCGAGGCATCCAACGGCCGCTTCCGGGCCGAATGCCTCAAAAGCCCATTGGCTTCTCAGGCTAGCGGACGCCCAGCAAAAAGTGGAGAATTGGCGCAGATACCACAACGAAGACCGGCCCCTTGGGGCGACGGCAATCGACGGTCGATTTTGCTGCAAAACCACGCTGGCGCAACCAGCCCGCCAGCGTGATCAGAGGCGCAAACTCTAGTTCTGTGTGGTCCAAACTTCGGTCTCGCTGCACTTCAGGCCGGACTCTAACTACGTTGGCCGAGGTCATCGAGGCTACCGAGAAGCTCAGCGGCCTCCGGTTCGAGCGCCCAAGTCGATAAAATCTATCGTGGTCACAAAACAACAAACTCGCGAAGCGTCTTCATCTACAGGCCCGTACCGTGAGATTCGGTGATCAAACGCGAGCTCAGGCACCGTACGGCCATCAAGCCCGCGTGATCGGCCCTATCAACGCTGACCGAGAACTCAGCGCGAGGGCGACAGCGCCACGTGGGCCTCACCGCCTCGGCTACAATCTCAGCTTCGTCCTCGCGCTGAGGCCTCTGCGTTGCCGAGTCCTGAACGTCTTATCGCGATTGCTCCGCCCGCCCAATCGCACTCAAATCGACTTCTTAACAGATGCCCCTCCTCTCCTAATAGTTCGCACGTGTCAACTTCTCAAATCTGTAGCGCATGCGGACCTGGGAACAAAGCATTTGCTTTCACGCCGATCCAAACTTGGCATTAGAGAGTACATTCCGGTGGTGTACCTAACAGTGCGGCAACGCTCCTCTTGGCGGTGAGATCAAACGCGAGCGTGACGTACGCGACGCTGCCGTCCGCAAGCTGCCTGTTCTTGGATACGCTCGCAGATTGCACCTCACCGTAATTTTTTCCAGCTCCATACGTCGTTATGCCATTCCCCACGAATGCGTGAGATTTCGTGTACCAGTGCAACGCGCCGGAATCCCAAAAACGTAGTGTTTCTTATAGCTCCGACGTTCCTTTCAAGTGCTCGTCCGACCACTGCTCTTAGTCCAAAACTGTCGGCGGTGCTAATCAAGTGTGCAAGCATCATCTTGCCAATGCCCTTCTCTCGATGATTCTCGTCAACGTAAGCTGATGCTTCGGCGATCCCTGTATACTCAGGGCGCACAGAAAACCTACTCAGTGCGCACCAGGCGACCACGGCCCCATTTTTCTTCTCATAGACGAACGCAGGATAAGGATCCTGATGTTCGCTAAGCCAGCCGACGCGTTCGTTGCGAACATCGGGAGCCAATTGACTTGTAGCAAAGATGCCGGGTTTCATCGCCTGATTGTAGATCTTTGCGATGTCGTCGGCATCGGAATAGATTGCGCGCCGAAGCATGATCTATCTCCTCCCTTTTGTTTGAGCTCGCGTGTGTGGCGCCTCGCGACGCGATATTGCCATTTGTTACTCGGAATGCGGATTCGGGCGTCTCATGTTTAATACTCGGAACAAATCACCATTAGATCCGTCCGTACAAGCTGTCAGCTCTGGTAGATTGCCACGAGCGCCGGAGACAGGCACTATTGGATAACTGTTGCCGATCCGCGCCGTTCTGCATTGCCGCCTTTACAGAACCACAAGGATGCTCGGTTCGCTGGAGGATCCTGCTGCGCGGCTGCGCAACTCGGAAATCGCGCTCGACACGGCGCCGTGCACCTCGTTTGCGCTTTCGCTCAGCGTGTTCCGTCAGGAACCGATGCAATCGTAAGACTGAGCATTGCTGAGCAAGCTCCTCAGGCCACTAAACATCAGAATGTTGGAGCCTTAATCATTTGTTTGTCTTTTGCTTCGTTGATCGTTAACTGCCTGTCGATCTGAGTGCGATGCGAAACGAGATTGGAGAACGTCTAATGCGATACGAAGTGCGTCGATTGCACACAGGTGACCTGCCAAGCGTAACAGAGCTCTACAACGCCGCATCTCGTGCTAGGGAATCGACCCAAGGAACACGCCCCTGGAGCGTGAAGGAAATGAAGGAATTTCTATTCGAAACGTGCCCGTCCTTTGAGTCCTACACGTGCATCGACAATGGTGACGTGGTCGGCTGGACAGCGCTCACTCGACATCACGCCAATGATGGTGTGAAGCACACAGCCGAGATGTCGCTCTATGTTCAAGAATCATTTCGTCGTAAAGGAATTGGATCTGCCCTTGCGCACACCCTTCTAAGTCGAGCAAGCACCCTTAATCTCCACTGCATTTTGGCAATCGTATTTAAAGACATGCCCGACGTCGTTTCTTTCGCAGAACGGAAATGTGGATTTTCGGTCGCTGGATGCCTTCCAGAAGCCTTTCCAGACAGCGGAAAGTACCACGACGTTTTGGTTCTTGAAAAGCTCATGGTGGCGTGAAGTCGATGACGAAATAGGCCCCGTAACGCTGTGTGGATGCATTCGTAGCTGGTGCACTTTTGGTGCAATCGGGCAACCGTATGCGCCAATGACTGTTTTGACGAACGCTGTGTTCGCCTAGTAACGCGCCGGCAACAGCTAACGGATGGTGCTTCTGAGCGGTTCTTTTCACGGTCTGCCGCTGCCGACGCCACTATATTGCTAAGGGGTGGACGGTTAAAGGACACGAGTTGCCTAGCGTGGGTCGAGCCGTTGCCGCCCGAGAAGGTCGCGACGGTGCCGTAGCGGCCGGTCAGCTTCGCGAGCTGCAGTCTCGGTCTTCATCGGCCGACGATGTATTCAAGGCCGAGGAAGAACGGGCTGGCGACGCATAGAATCACCGTTCAGTTCGAGCCTGTGAGCGTTGTGATGCAGGCGATCGAGTATGGCATCGGCGTAAGTTGGGTCATTTATGAGTTCCATGCCATTTGGCAATTGGAAGCCGGCTGGTGACGAGTGTCGAGCGACGGCCGTAGCGGTCTTCGAGGATTTCGAGCAGATAATGCCGGGCATTAGCGTCGATTGTTTGGAGGCTCCAATCGTCTAAAATTAGGAGGTTGACCGCGGCGATGCTCTTCATCCGCGAAGCAAGTCGGCCATCGCCGCGGGCAAGGTCCAGTTCTTCGATCAACCGCGGCAGCCGGGTGTAAAGCACAGAGTGGTTGTCCCGACAGGCCTTGTGGCCGACCGCACAGCCAAGCCAGCTTTTCCCGACGCCGGTTGGCCCGACAATGGCGCAATTCTCACGGTTCTTGATCCAGTCTCCCTTGAGCAGCACGTCGAACAAGCGACGGTCGAGCCCACGGGAGGCGCGGTAGTCGATATCCTCGGGTACGGCATGATGACGCAGCTTTGCCTTGCGAAGACGAAGCGCCAGGCGCCGGTTATTGCGCCAAGTCGCTTCATGGTCTAGCAGCAACGCCAGCCATTCGGCGCGAGCGAGACTCTGGACCTCCTCGTTGTCGGTGAGGCTCGTGAAGGCCTCGGCCATGCCGGCACGGCCGAGCCGGGTAAGCAAGTGGGGTGTGGGGTGTGTCAGCATTTTCTTCCCTTTTAGTGGTAATAGTCCGAGCCTCTGATGTTGGTGTGCATGATCAGCTCGCGCTCGGAGGACGCGGGCGTTGGAAGGCGATCGAGCCCCTTTTCGAGGATCGATTTGACGCTTGGGTAGTTGCGAGCCTCGATCTCAAGCACGCGCAGCGCGGCCGCCTCGAGGCGTTCGGCGCCAAAGCGCTTTTCAAGCCGGAGGATACCCAGGCACGAACGATAGCCCTGTTCGGGATGCGGCCGATCCTCGATGATCCGATCGACCAGCAGGCGCAGCATCGGGCCGATCCGGGTTGCCTCGCTGCGGATCTTTGCCGGCGTCCACTCGCCATAGCGCCGGTGGCTGGAAGGCAAGTGGGTGCTGATCGTCGTGTGCCGCCCGTTGCCGCTGCCGCGCATGTGCGCGGCGATACCCTCGCCCCCAGGAAGATTTCAACCGTTCGCGCACAGATCCGCGCGTCTACCTCCCGACGGGCAAAGCGATAGGGCACCGAGTAGTAGTGTCGTTCGATCTCGACGTGATAGTCGAGCCCGACCCGGCATCGGCGCCATTCGGCATAGACCCACGGCTCACCGGGAAGAGGTTTAAGATTCGGCGCATCAATTTCCTCGAACAGCTGGCGTCGCGTGCGGCCATACTGACGCAGCATCCGTCCGTCATTGAGCTTGGCCAGCCACTCGGTGATCGCACCGTTTAGTTCGGCCAGGCTGTAAAAAGTTCGGTTGCGCAGTCGCCCCAGCAGCCAGCGCTCGACGATTCCGACGCAGGCCTCGACCTTCGCCTTATCTCTCGGACGACGCGGCCGTGCTGGCAAAATCGCCGTGCCGTAATGCTGCGCCATGTCGCTGTAGCTGCGGTTGACCATGGGGTCATAGAGGCAGGCCTTGATCACCGCCACCTTGGCGTTGTCGGGCACCAGGAGTTGCGTCGCGCCGCCAAAAAAGCTGAAGGCCGCGTTGTGTCCCGCGATCCAGTCGCCGAGCTGCTCGGTCCACGTCGCCAGCACGAACGACAAGCTGGACGCGCCCATGACCGCCAGGAAGGTGTGCGCGTCACGCACTTCGCCAGTCTTGCGGCCAACCACCGGCACCGTGTCGCCGGTCGACAAACAATTTCTCGCCGCCGCCGTGGTGCTGGCGCATCACCAGCGGCAGCCGGCCTTCCCAGTTGCGGAACAAGTACAGAAACGGCTATACCGGTACCCGTCCGGATGCTCCGCAATGTACTCTTCCCACAGCACCTGCAAGGTCACGTGCTTGCGCTTGAGCTCGCGGGCAATAACGGACCAGTCGGGCTCGGTCACCTTGCGGCGACCCGGCTTCACGTCAGGCGCCCCGTACAGCAGTTGTTCCAGCTCGGTGTCGCTTATCGTTTCCGGGACTGGCCATGCCAGACCCGCGCGCA belongs to Bradyrhizobium icense and includes:
- a CDS encoding GNAT family N-acetyltransferase, whose amino-acid sequence is MLRRAIYSDADDIAKIYNQAMKPGIFATSQLAPDVRNERVGWLSEHQDPYPAFVYEKKNGAVVAWCALSRFSVRPEYTGIAEASAYVDENHREKGIGKMMLAHLISTADSFGLRAVVGRALERNVGAIRNTTFLGFRRVALVHEISRIRGEWHNDVWSWKKLR
- a CDS encoding GNAT family N-acetyltransferase, yielding MRYEVRRLHTGDLPSVTELYNAASRARESTQGTRPWSVKEMKEFLFETCPSFESYTCIDNGDVVGWTALTRHHANDGVKHTAEMSLYVQESFRRKGIGSALAHTLLSRASTLNLHCILAIVFKDMPDVVSFAERKCGFSVAGCLPEAFPDSGKYHDVLVLEKLMVA